In Candidatus Nitrosotenuis uzonensis, the sequence CAATCAGTGCAATCGAGGCTATTGCAACAGCTCCGATTAAACTGCTCAGCATGATTTTATTTTTCATGACAATACGTTTTTCAGAAATCTGGTAATAAATTATCTAACTATACTCTCATGTTGTTTTAATAATTTGTTTCAAAATCGTGTTACAAAACAATATAACAATAATGACAAAAGACTCGGTGGTTTAACTTTTAGATTTTCAATGTCAACAAACCTTTACTTTTTGAGATTAGAACAATCATGCCGATTATTCCTGTTGTAAGTATTACCAGTGCAAGCGCTCCAAATTCCGGAATCACTTGTGCAACATTGTCCATCTTGGCAAATATTAGATCAATATGTTGGTTTACTTGTTCTGAAGGTGCATTGTTTCGCATCATAGCTCTGAGGTCTTCACGGAGCATAATCTCGATCTCCTCCATCAGATCTTTATCAATATCTGCAAGAGTCGGCTCTAGAAACTCATAATTATCAAGATATGCCTTTGTTGCAAGCCGTAGTGCTTCATCTTTATCACCTTCCGCGTACTTTACTTTAGTTTCAGCCAATAATGCCCTTATGTTATCAACGTAGACTAGCAAATCAACATCTTCTATTTTTGCTCCCGTAGCTGCACCTACCTCGTTGATTATCCCATTGGCAAGCGTTGCAACATGTTCTGGGTCATCTTTTGTATTATATGCACTCCATAGATCAGCATACATAGCCTCAATCTCATCAGAATCGTGTTTTTCAAGATTGTCTTTTATAGTGTTAAAAATCTGCTGTGATCTCCAAACAAATGCAGAACCATCTTGAAATTCTGCCATTTCTTGAATCTGGTTGTTCATTACTGCTTCCTCATATTCACCAATTGAAGTTTCAAGCAAGCCAATCATAAGCCCCGCTTTGAACACGACATTGTTGCTAAGTTCAGGACCGATTACCAAATTCCTTGCCTCCTCAATGATTGATTTTGCCTCATTAATTGCTACCTGTGCTTCTTCACGAGTTACGTCAGAGCCTGTTTTTTTGCCCAGTTCCAACAAAGTCTTCTGTACTTTTTCATCAAA encodes:
- a CDS encoding PEFG-CTERM sorting domain-containing protein is translated as MQHVDADEDDAKLEFAGYIEETLGHFWALEKNLNEKNAELALVHATHPIAELYDLMKPHLKEADIAFDEKVQKTLLELGKKTGSDVTREEAQVAINEAKSIIEEARNLVIGPELSNNVVFKAGLMIGLLETSIGEYEEAVMNNQIQEMAEFQDGSAFVWRSQQIFNTIKDNLEKHDSDEIEAMYADLWSAYNTKDDPEHVATLANGIINEVGAATGAKIEDVDLLVYVDNIRALLAETKVKYAEGDKDEALRLATKAYLDNYEFLEPTLADIDKDLMEEIEIMLREDLRAMMRNNAPSEQVNQHIDLIFAKMDNVAQVIPEFGALALVILTTGIIGMIVLISKSKGLLTLKI